One Setaria viridis chromosome 5, Setaria_viridis_v4.0, whole genome shotgun sequence genomic region harbors:
- the LOC117859135 gene encoding uncharacterized protein, with protein MGPAHPRLVLLAAVALLFAGLLPQALGRGKGHGAGAVNPQVAGICSRTPFPEVCTSTAGRHASKYPVIDNLAVLNMQVEAFSKRVAQARKHVAKSARTIPPAQSQALTFCDTMYMNTQDTIGAAQRAITFKDTGTAKIMLQLAVQDFESCDRPFTQANAANPMGKFDKELNQMANNCMTLANMI; from the coding sequence ATGGGGCCAGCCCACCCACGGCTCGTCCTCCTTGCTGCGGTCGCCTTGCTgttcgccggcctcctcccccaGGCATTGGGGAGGGGGAAGGGACATGGAGCCGGTGCCGTCAACCCGCAGGTCGCCGGCATCTGCTCTCGCACCCCGTTCCCGGAGGTGTGCACGTCTACAGCCGGGCGGCACGCGTCTAAGTACCCGGTCATCGACAACCTGGCCGTGCTCAACATGCAGGTCGAAGCGTTCTCCAAGCGCGTGGCGCAGGCGCGGAAGCACGTCGCGAAGTCGGCCCGCACCATCCCACCGGCGCAGTCGCAGGCCCTTACGTTCTGCGACACCATGTACATGAACACCCAGGACACCATCGGCGCGGCGCAGCGGGCCATCACGTTCAAGGACACGGGCACCGCCAAGATCATGCTGCAGCTCGCCGTCCAGGATTTCGAGTCGTGCGACCGGCCGTTCACTCAGGCTAATGCCGCCAACCCCATGGGGAAGTTCGATAAGGAGCTCAACCAGATGGCCAACAACTGCATGACGCTTGCAAACATGATCTGA
- the LOC117857240 gene encoding DCD domain-containing protein NRP-B, whose product MEGYDREFWQFSDQLRLQAAAFSGLSLGDSIWSPAGAAADRRNSQADAGLFATPSPADGTLLAAKNNNISSHLNDGGPGLIGSGKLAFGATTTSKADRYNNLPNLPAEKAAAYNNSSSSINGGYGAKNNTFNKMGSYGGYNSNSNSNSGEVVKSYFNKSAGRPASNNSNSHGKKQGSEYGKKKHAKNEGGNAASAADKRFKTLPASEALPRGETVGGYIFVCNNDTMDENLRRELFGLPSRYRDSVRAIRPGLPLFLYNYSTHQLHGIFEAASFGGTNIDPTAWEDKKCPGESRFPAQVRVATRKIYDPLEEDAFRPILHHYDGPKFRLELSVTEALALLDIFADKDDA is encoded by the exons aTGGAGGGCTACGACCGCGAGTTCTGGCAGTTCAGCGACCAGCTGCGCCTGCAGGCGGCCGCTTTCTCCGGCCTCTCCCTCGGGGACTCCATCTGGtccccggccggcgccgcggccgaccGCCGCAACTCCCAGGCCGACGCGGGCCTCTTCgccacgccgtcgcccgccgACGGCACCTTATTAGCAGCCAAGAACAACAACATCAGCAGCCACCTCAACGACGGCGGGCCCGGGCTCATCGGCTCCGGCAAGCTGGCCTtcggcgccaccaccaccagcaaggCCGACCGGTACAACAACCTCCCCAATCTCCCGGCCGAGAAGGCCGCCGcctacaacaacagcagcagcagcatcaacgGCGGCTATGGTGCCAAGAACAACACCTTCAACAAGATGGGGAGCTACGGCGGctacaacagcaacagcaacagcaacagcggCGAGGTGGTGAAGAGCTACTTCAACAAGTCCGCCGGGAGGCCGGCGAGCAACAACAGCAATAGCCACGGCAAGAAGCAGGGCTCCGAGTACGGCAAGAAGAAGCACGCCAAGAACGAGGGCGGCAACGCGGCGTCGGCCGCGGACAAGCGGTTCAAGACGCTGCCGGCGTCGGAGGCGCTGCCGCGGGGCGAGACCGTCGGCGGGTACATCTTCGTCTGCAACAACGACACCATGGACGAGAACCTCCGGAGGGAGCTCTTCG GGCTGCCGTCTCGGTACAGGGACTCGGTGCGGGCGATCCGGCCAGGGCTGCCGCTCTTCCTCTACAACTACTCCACCCACCAGCTCCACGGCATCTTCGAG GCCGCGAGCTTCGGCGGCACGAACATCGACCCGACGGCGTGGGAGGACAAGAAGTGCCCCGGCGAGTCGCGCTTCCCCGCACAG GTTCGGGTGGCGACGCGGAAGATCTACGACCCGCTGGAGGAGGACGCCTTCCGCCCCATCCTCCACCACTACGACGGGCCCAAGTTCCGGCTCGAGCTCTCCGTCACCGAGGCCCTCGCGCTCCTCGACATCTTCGCAGACAAGGACGACGCCTGA